A stretch of the Dyella telluris genome encodes the following:
- the atpD gene encoding F0F1 ATP synthase subunit beta, with translation MSQGKVVQIIGAVIDVEFARDQVPQVYDALKIDGTNITLEVQQVLGDGVVRTIALGSTDGLKRGLLARNTGEAIKVPVGKATLGRIMDVLGNPIDEAGPIGEEAQWEIHREAPSYADQAAASDLLETGIKVIDLICPFAKGGKVGLFGGAGVGKTVNMMELINNIAKAHAGLSVFAGVGERTREGNDFYHEMKDSNVLDKVAMVYGQMNEPPGNRLRVALTGLTMAEYFRDEKDEHGKGKDVLLFVDNIYRYTLAGTEVSALLGRMPSAVGYQPTLAEEMGVLQERITSTKTGSITSIQAVYVPADDLTDPSPATTFAHLDATVVLSRNIAALGIYPAIDPLDSTSRQLDPGVVGVEHYEVARRVQGMLQQYKELKDIIAILGMDELSEEDKLTVARARKIERFFSQPFHVAEVFTGSPGKYVTLKDTIRGFKMIVEGEVDHLPEQAFYMVGGIEEAIKKAEEMGAKKAA, from the coding sequence ATGAGCCAGGGCAAAGTTGTACAGATCATCGGCGCGGTCATCGACGTGGAGTTCGCACGCGATCAGGTGCCGCAGGTTTACGACGCGCTGAAGATCGACGGCACCAACATCACGCTGGAAGTCCAGCAGGTGCTGGGTGACGGCGTGGTCCGCACCATTGCCCTCGGTTCCACCGACGGCCTGAAGCGTGGCCTGCTTGCCCGCAACACCGGCGAAGCGATCAAGGTGCCGGTCGGCAAGGCCACCCTCGGCCGCATCATGGACGTGCTCGGCAACCCCATCGACGAAGCCGGCCCGATCGGCGAGGAAGCGCAGTGGGAAATCCACCGCGAAGCCCCGAGCTACGCCGACCAGGCGGCCGCCAGCGACCTGCTGGAAACCGGCATCAAGGTGATCGACCTGATCTGCCCGTTTGCCAAGGGCGGCAAGGTCGGCCTGTTCGGCGGCGCCGGCGTGGGCAAGACCGTGAACATGATGGAGCTCATCAACAACATCGCCAAGGCGCACGCGGGTCTGTCCGTGTTCGCCGGCGTGGGCGAGCGTACCCGCGAGGGCAACGACTTCTACCACGAGATGAAGGACTCCAACGTGCTCGACAAGGTGGCCATGGTGTACGGCCAGATGAACGAGCCGCCGGGCAACCGTCTGCGCGTGGCGCTGACCGGCCTGACCATGGCCGAGTACTTCCGCGACGAGAAGGACGAGCACGGCAAGGGTAAGGACGTGCTGCTGTTCGTGGACAACATCTACCGCTACACGCTGGCCGGTACCGAAGTGTCCGCACTGCTCGGCCGTATGCCGTCGGCCGTGGGTTACCAGCCGACGCTGGCCGAGGAAATGGGCGTCCTGCAGGAGCGCATCACCTCCACCAAGACCGGCTCGATCACCTCGATCCAGGCCGTGTACGTGCCCGCGGACGACCTGACCGACCCGTCGCCGGCCACCACCTTCGCGCACTTGGACGCGACCGTGGTGCTGTCGCGTAACATCGCCGCGCTCGGCATCTACCCGGCCATCGATCCGCTCGACTCCACCAGCCGCCAGCTCGATCCGGGCGTGGTGGGCGTGGAACACTACGAAGTGGCGCGCCGCGTGCAGGGCATGCTGCAGCAGTACAAGGAGCTCAAGGACATCATCGCGATCCTGGGCATGGACGAGCTGTCGGAAGAAGACAAGCTGACCGTGGCCCGCGCCCGCAAGATCGAGCGCTTCTTCTCGCAGCCGTTCCACGTGGCCGAAGTGTTCACCGGTTCGCCGGGCAAGTACGTCACGCTGAAGGACACCATCCGCGGCTTCAAGATGATCGTGGAAGGCGAAGTGGATCACCTGCCGGAGCAGGCGTTCTAC
- the atpG gene encoding F0F1 ATP synthase subunit gamma: protein MASGREIKTKIKSTQNMRKVTRALEMVSASKIRKAQDLMKASRPYARSMRKVIAHIAQANTDVNHPFLQERESVKRVGYVIISTDRGLCGGLNANLFRRLLPAIREWHEQGVEVDVVAIGQKATQFFRRIKGINLVGTVSQLGERPKLEDLIGVLKVALDSYMGGRLDRVFLAHNDFVNTMTQTPAVHALLPLPLVAKELAEAAGSGKTPVAGVTLEQKHDWDYIYEPDAASVLEHVLSRYIESVVYQGVLENLASEHAARMVAMKSASDNATKVIGELTLIYNKARQAAITQEISEIVGGAAAV, encoded by the coding sequence GTGGCAAGCGGACGCGAAATCAAAACCAAGATCAAGAGCACGCAGAACATGCGCAAGGTGACGCGCGCGCTCGAAATGGTCTCGGCCTCGAAGATCCGCAAGGCGCAGGATCTGATGAAGGCGTCGCGTCCCTATGCGCGCTCCATGCGCAAGGTGATCGCACACATCGCCCAGGCCAATACCGACGTCAACCATCCGTTCCTGCAGGAGCGCGAATCGGTCAAGCGCGTTGGCTACGTGATCATCTCCACGGATCGCGGCCTGTGCGGTGGCCTCAATGCCAACCTGTTCCGCCGCCTGCTGCCGGCCATCCGGGAATGGCACGAACAGGGCGTGGAAGTCGACGTGGTGGCCATCGGCCAGAAGGCCACCCAGTTCTTCCGTCGCATCAAGGGCATCAACCTGGTCGGTACGGTCAGCCAGCTGGGCGAGCGTCCGAAGCTGGAAGACCTGATCGGCGTGCTCAAGGTTGCGCTGGACTCCTACATGGGCGGCCGCCTCGATCGCGTGTTCCTGGCCCACAACGACTTCGTCAACACCATGACGCAGACGCCGGCAGTGCACGCGCTGCTGCCGTTGCCGCTGGTGGCGAAGGAGCTGGCCGAGGCAGCGGGTTCGGGCAAGACGCCGGTGGCCGGTGTGACGCTGGAACAGAAGCACGATTGGGATTACATCTACGAACCGGATGCGGCGAGCGTGCTCGAGCATGTGCTGTCGCGCTACATCGAGTCGGTGGTTTACCAGGGCGTGCTGGAAAACCTCGCCAGTGAACATGCCGCGCGCATGGTGGCGATGAAGAGTGCGTCGGACAACGCGACCAAGGTGATCGGCGAACTCACGCTGATCTACAACAAGGCGCGTCAGGCGGCGATCACCCAGGAAATTTCGGAAATCGTCGGCGGTGCCGCGGCGGTATAA
- the atpA gene encoding F0F1 ATP synthase subunit alpha has translation MSSSTLNPSEISELIKTRIEQFKLGAEARNEGTIISVSDGIVRIHGLADVMQGEMIELPGNSYALALNLERDSVGAVVLGEYQHLREGDTAKTTGRILEVPVGPQLLGRVVDSLGNPIDDKGPINAALTSPIEKVAPGVIWRQSVDQPVQTGYKSVDSMIPIGRGQRELIIGDRQTGKTALAIDAIINQKDSGIKCIYVAIGQKRSSIANVVRKLEEHGALANTIIVVASASESAALQYIAPYSGCTMGEYFLDRGEDALIIYDDLSKHAVAYRQISLLLKRPPGREAYPGDVFYLHSRLLERAARVSADYVEKFTNGEVKGKTGSLTALPIIETQAGDVSAFVPTNVISITDGQIFLETDLFNAGIRPAVNAGISVSRVGGAAQTKIVKKLSGGVKLALAQYRELAAFAQFASDLDPATRAQLDRGVRVTELMKQSQYAPLSIAELALSVYAAEKGYLDDLPTNKVLSFEKGLHAFMHQNHGDLMKKIVATGDWNNDIEAVFKTSLDEYKKTGSW, from the coding sequence ATGTCCAGCTCCACCTTGAACCCGTCCGAGATCAGCGAACTGATCAAGACTCGCATCGAGCAGTTCAAGCTCGGTGCGGAAGCACGCAACGAAGGCACGATCATCAGCGTGTCCGACGGCATCGTGCGCATCCACGGCCTGGCCGACGTGATGCAGGGCGAAATGATCGAACTGCCGGGCAACTCCTATGCGCTGGCGCTGAACCTCGAGCGTGACTCGGTCGGCGCCGTGGTGCTGGGCGAATACCAGCACCTGCGCGAAGGCGACACCGCCAAGACCACCGGCCGCATCCTTGAAGTGCCGGTCGGCCCGCAGCTGCTGGGTCGCGTGGTCGACTCGCTCGGCAACCCGATCGACGACAAGGGCCCGATCAACGCTGCGCTCACCTCGCCGATCGAAAAGGTCGCGCCGGGCGTGATCTGGCGCCAGTCGGTCGACCAGCCGGTGCAGACCGGCTACAAGTCCGTCGACTCGATGATCCCGATCGGCCGTGGCCAGCGCGAGCTGATCATCGGCGACCGCCAGACCGGCAAGACCGCGCTGGCCATCGACGCGATCATCAACCAGAAAGACTCCGGCATTAAGTGCATCTACGTCGCCATCGGCCAGAAGCGCTCGTCGATCGCCAACGTGGTGCGCAAGCTTGAAGAGCACGGCGCGCTGGCCAACACCATCATCGTGGTGGCTTCGGCTTCCGAGTCGGCCGCGCTGCAGTACATCGCGCCGTACTCCGGCTGCACCATGGGCGAGTACTTCCTCGACCGTGGCGAAGACGCACTGATCATCTACGACGATCTGTCCAAGCACGCCGTGGCCTACCGCCAGATCTCGCTGCTGCTGAAGCGCCCGCCGGGCCGCGAAGCCTACCCGGGCGACGTGTTCTATCTCCACTCGCGTCTGCTCGAGCGCGCTGCACGCGTTTCGGCCGACTACGTCGAGAAGTTCACCAACGGCGAAGTGAAGGGCAAGACCGGTTCGCTGACTGCGCTGCCGATCATCGAAACCCAGGCGGGTGACGTGTCCGCGTTCGTGCCGACCAACGTGATCTCGATCACCGACGGTCAGATCTTCCTGGAAACCGACCTGTTCAACGCCGGCATCCGCCCGGCCGTGAACGCCGGTATCTCGGTGTCGCGCGTGGGCGGTGCCGCCCAGACCAAGATCGTCAAGAAGCTGTCGGGCGGCGTGAAGCTGGCCCTGGCGCAGTACCGTGAGCTGGCTGCGTTCGCGCAGTTCGCCTCGGATCTGGACCCGGCTACCCGCGCCCAGCTGGACCGCGGCGTGCGCGTGACCGAGCTGATGAAGCAGTCCCAGTACGCCCCGCTGTCGATCGCCGAGCTCGCGCTGTCGGTGTACGCCGCTGAAAAGGGCTACCTCGACGACCTGCCGACCAACAAGGTGCTGTCGTTCGAGAAGGGCCTGCATGCGTTCATGCACCAGAACCATGGCGATCTGATGAAGAAGATCGTCGCCACCGGTGACTGGAACAACGACATCGAAGCCGTCTTCAAGACCTCGCTCGACGAGTACAAGAAGACCGGTAGCTGGTAA
- a CDS encoding F0F1 ATP synthase subunit delta yields MAQAITLARPYARAAFELAHEAGSLAAWSQALAFAAEVAKDPRVVGFGNDPRVQPEQLVALHMPQGMAADAPFAKFLGELAEHRRLALLPEIAALYEQYKRESESQLLVKVTSAFALDAAQAEQLKASLKRRFKREIELETQVDASLLGGVVIDTGNEVIDGSARGRLARMTRALTV; encoded by the coding sequence ATGGCGCAGGCAATCACTCTCGCCCGCCCCTACGCACGTGCAGCTTTCGAGCTGGCCCATGAGGCCGGCTCGCTTGCCGCATGGTCGCAGGCGCTGGCCTTCGCCGCCGAGGTGGCGAAAGACCCGCGCGTGGTTGGCTTTGGCAACGATCCGCGCGTGCAGCCGGAGCAGCTGGTGGCACTGCACATGCCGCAGGGCATGGCCGCTGATGCGCCGTTCGCGAAGTTCCTTGGCGAACTGGCCGAGCATCGTCGCCTGGCACTGCTGCCGGAGATCGCCGCACTGTACGAACAGTACAAGCGCGAGTCCGAGTCGCAGCTGCTGGTGAAGGTGACCAGCGCATTCGCGCTGGATGCCGCGCAGGCCGAACAGCTCAAGGCGTCGCTGAAGCGCCGCTTCAAGCGCGAGATCGAACTGGAAACCCAGGTCGATGCGTCGCTGCTTGGCGGTGTGGTGATCGACACCGGTAACGAAGTGATCGACGGCTCCGCCCGTGGACGTCTGGCGCGCATGACCCGCGCGCTGACGGTGTAA
- a CDS encoding F0F1 ATP synthase subunit B — translation MDINLTFLGQMVSFAILVWFTTKFIWPQLNHAIEERQKKVADGLAAAEKARAELKDADAKVANEIKQARQQANEIIERAQQQANQIVDKARAEATTEANRLKAAAGEEIVSMQQRAREELRSWVGRLAVQGAEKIVQREVDANAHKAMLDQLVAEI, via the coding sequence ATGGATATCAATCTGACTTTCCTGGGCCAGATGGTCTCTTTCGCCATCCTGGTCTGGTTCACCACCAAGTTCATCTGGCCGCAGCTCAATCACGCGATTGAAGAGCGTCAGAAGAAGGTTGCCGATGGTCTGGCCGCTGCAGAAAAGGCACGCGCCGAGCTGAAGGATGCCGACGCCAAGGTTGCCAACGAGATCAAGCAGGCCCGTCAGCAGGCCAACGAGATCATCGAGCGTGCGCAGCAGCAGGCCAACCAGATCGTGGACAAGGCTCGCGCCGAAGCCACGACCGAGGCGAACCGCCTGAAGGCTGCCGCCGGCGAAGAAATCGTCAGCATGCAGCAGCGTGCGCGCGAAGAGCTGCGCAGCTGGGTGGGCCGTCTGGCCGTCCAGGGTGCGGAGAAGATCGTGCAGCGCGAAGTCGACGCCAACGCCCACAAGGCGATGCTCGATCAGCTCGTGGCCGAGATCTAA
- the atpE gene encoding F0F1 ATP synthase subunit C, protein MNLVELVAHVQGLTAIAIGIIIGLGALGACLGIAIMGSKFLESAARQPELVPLLQGRMFLLAGLIDAAFIIGLAVALLFAFSNPLISALKAAVGG, encoded by the coding sequence ATGAACCTCGTCGAACTCGTTGCTCACGTCCAGGGCCTCACCGCCATCGCCATCGGCATCATCATTGGCCTCGGCGCTCTGGGCGCTTGCTTGGGCATCGCCATCATGGGTTCCAAGTTCCTTGAGTCCGCTGCCCGTCAGCCGGAGCTGGTGCCGCTGCTGCAGGGCCGCATGTTCCTGCTCGCCGGCCTGATCGACGCCGCGTTCATCATCGGCCTGGCCGTCGCCCTGCTGTTCGCGTTCTCGAACCCGCTGATCTCGGCCCTGAAGGCTGCTGTCGGCGGCTAA
- the atpB gene encoding F0F1 ATP synthase subunit A, whose translation MASEPQGGLTEYIQHHLHHNTVSLGDSAFMKIHVDSILVAFLLGAIFCLWFWLAARKATSGVPSKGQAFVEIIVEFVDTQVKDTFHGDRRTVTPLALSIFMWVTFLNTMDLLPLDAPSWTVKTVAGAHVAHETFFRWVPTADINTTVGLALAVFFIVLGHGIKAKGGLGFGKELMTAPFHAHNPVVVAILVPFNFLLNVVEYLSKPVSLAMRLFGNMYGGELVFMLIAGLFAGWISFLPGVIFNTAWAIFHILIILLQAFIFMMLTIVYIATAREHH comes from the coding sequence ATGGCAAGCGAGCCGCAGGGCGGACTAACCGAATACATCCAGCATCACCTTCACCACAACACGGTGAGCTTGGGTGACAGCGCTTTCATGAAGATCCACGTGGACTCGATCCTCGTGGCCTTCCTGCTGGGCGCCATTTTCTGCCTGTGGTTCTGGCTGGCGGCCCGCAAGGCCACCTCGGGCGTGCCGTCCAAGGGCCAGGCCTTCGTCGAGATCATCGTCGAGTTCGTCGACACCCAGGTGAAGGACACCTTCCACGGTGATCGCCGCACGGTGACCCCGCTGGCACTGTCCATCTTCATGTGGGTGACCTTCCTCAACACGATGGACCTGCTGCCGCTGGACGCCCCGAGCTGGACGGTGAAGACCGTCGCCGGCGCGCACGTGGCCCACGAGACCTTCTTCCGCTGGGTGCCCACTGCCGATATCAACACCACCGTGGGCCTGGCCCTGGCCGTGTTCTTCATCGTGCTGGGCCACGGCATCAAGGCCAAGGGTGGCCTGGGCTTCGGCAAGGAACTCATGACCGCGCCGTTCCATGCGCACAACCCGGTGGTTGTCGCCATCCTGGTGCCGTTCAATTTCCTGCTCAACGTCGTGGAATACCTGTCTAAGCCGGTGTCGCTCGCCATGCGACTGTTCGGCAACATGTACGGTGGCGAGCTGGTGTTCATGCTTATCGCCGGCCTGTTCGCAGGCTGGATCAGCTTCCTGCCGGGTGTGATCTTCAACACCGCATGGGCGATCTTCCACATCCTGATCATCCTGCTGCAGGCGTTCATCTTCATGATGCTGACCATCGTGTACATCGCCACGGCGCGTGAGCATCACTGA
- a CDS encoding phasin family protein has translation MTQQLNAQVFAYAKQLADAAFKAQSVALKGLEQVAELQIRALEKQSEAAAEFISGALETRDADGLRVLWEKAAAAGRENAERAVAVTQEIIAVTQKTAESLGALVQEQQQAANDAVAAPVAAVKKAAAAAK, from the coding sequence ATGACGCAGCAACTGAACGCCCAGGTTTTCGCCTACGCCAAGCAGCTGGCCGACGCCGCCTTCAAGGCCCAGTCCGTCGCGCTGAAGGGTCTGGAGCAGGTCGCTGAACTGCAGATCCGCGCGCTGGAAAAGCAGTCTGAAGCCGCTGCCGAGTTCATCAGTGGCGCCCTCGAAACCCGCGACGCCGATGGCCTGCGCGTGCTCTGGGAAAAGGCTGCAGCCGCTGGCCGCGAGAACGCCGAGCGCGCCGTCGCCGTGACCCAGGAAATCATCGCCGTGACGCAGAAAACCGCCGAGTCGCTTGGTGCGCTCGTGCAGGAACAGCAACAGGCAGCCAACGACGCCGTGGCCGCCCCGGTGGCCGCCGTCAAGAAGGCCGCTGCGGCCGCCAAGTAA
- the queD gene encoding 6-carboxytetrahydropterin synthase QueD: protein MHIFKEFHIEAAHRLPNVPPGHKCARLHGHSFRIQIHVEGEPDPKLGWVMDFADVKAAFAPLFEQLDHHYLNDIEGLENPTSEMLCRWIFKRLQPALPGLDKVVVHETCTSGASCSRDSF, encoded by the coding sequence ATGCATATCTTCAAAGAATTCCACATCGAGGCGGCCCACCGCCTGCCGAACGTGCCGCCCGGCCACAAATGCGCGCGGCTGCACGGCCATTCCTTCCGCATCCAGATCCACGTCGAGGGCGAGCCGGACCCCAAGCTGGGCTGGGTCATGGACTTCGCCGACGTGAAGGCCGCGTTTGCTCCGCTGTTCGAGCAGCTCGATCACCACTACCTCAACGACATCGAGGGGCTGGAGAACCCGACCAGCGAGATGCTGTGCCGCTGGATCTTCAAGCGCCTGCAGCCCGCCCTGCCGGGTCTGGACAAGGTGGTGGTGCATGAAACCTGCACCTCGGGCGCCAGTTGCAGTCGTGACAGCTTTTGA
- a CDS encoding amidohydrolase → MAMVFAAGAAAEGAPVKGFPPRLEPADMVLLDATIATLDPLQPRAQALAIRAGRIQALGSDEAIRHYVGTQTKVLDLHGAFVTPGLIEGHGHLMDTGESLLQVDVGKAANWDEIVAIVKAAVAKAKPGEWIIGQGWQQAKWNKVPQPNVDGLPLPASLDAISPNNPVLLNHASGHGIYANAQALKLAGIADTTADPPGGTIVRDAQGHAMGMLRDSASDPVFAAYSRAMAALPAKDQEARREHALQLAVQNEVSKGITSFVDQGEHFETVVWMKQQFAKGQPLRLFVYIDEPSVEKLDKQLADYRIVGFADNHFTVRGLGEDVSDGALGTHSAWFLAPYNDAPGISGKNVTSMDDLAQMARIAARDGFQMAIHAIGDRANRELLDLYQDVFTQAPGARALRWRIEHAQHLDPADIPRFADLGVIASMQSIHACSDAPMVVGHLGEKRAKEGAYLWKTLIDSGAIVLDGTDTPVEDTNPIANFYCGVTRAYAHGKKTFYPAQAKTRLQELQSYTWNNAYAILEEHELGSLSPGKLADLDVFSGDLLTLPAEDILRTRVLYTIIGGKIAYQRPGAEQWRKGQLSEPMPEFDHAE, encoded by the coding sequence ATGGCCATGGTTTTTGCCGCTGGCGCCGCGGCGGAAGGCGCGCCGGTGAAGGGCTTCCCGCCCCGGCTCGAGCCCGCCGACATGGTGTTGCTCGATGCCACCATCGCCACACTCGACCCATTGCAGCCGCGGGCACAGGCACTGGCCATCCGTGCGGGACGCATCCAGGCGCTCGGCAGTGACGAGGCGATCCGGCACTACGTCGGCACGCAGACCAAGGTGCTCGATCTGCACGGCGCCTTCGTCACGCCGGGCCTCATTGAAGGCCACGGCCATCTGATGGATACCGGCGAGTCCCTGCTGCAGGTGGATGTGGGCAAGGCGGCCAACTGGGACGAGATCGTGGCCATCGTGAAGGCGGCCGTGGCCAAGGCCAAGCCCGGTGAATGGATCATCGGCCAGGGCTGGCAGCAGGCGAAGTGGAACAAGGTGCCGCAGCCGAACGTGGATGGCCTTCCGCTGCCGGCCAGCCTGGATGCCATCTCGCCGAACAATCCCGTGTTGCTCAATCACGCCAGCGGCCATGGCATCTACGCCAATGCCCAGGCGCTGAAGCTCGCCGGCATCGCCGACACCACCGCTGATCCGCCGGGTGGCACCATCGTGCGCGATGCGCAGGGTCATGCCATGGGCATGCTGCGTGACAGCGCTTCCGATCCGGTGTTCGCGGCTTACAGCCGGGCCATGGCAGCGCTGCCGGCCAAGGATCAGGAGGCCCGTCGCGAACACGCCCTGCAGTTGGCGGTGCAGAACGAAGTCAGCAAGGGCATCACCAGCTTCGTGGACCAGGGCGAGCATTTCGAAACCGTCGTCTGGATGAAGCAGCAGTTCGCCAAAGGACAGCCGCTGCGCCTGTTCGTCTACATCGACGAACCTTCCGTGGAGAAGCTCGACAAGCAACTGGCGGACTACCGCATCGTCGGCTTTGCCGACAATCATTTCACCGTGCGTGGCCTGGGCGAGGATGTATCGGACGGTGCGCTGGGCACGCACAGCGCCTGGTTCCTTGCGCCCTACAACGACGCCCCCGGCATCAGCGGCAAGAACGTCACCTCGATGGACGATCTGGCGCAGATGGCCCGCATCGCGGCACGTGACGGTTTCCAGATGGCCATCCATGCCATCGGCGATCGGGCCAACCGCGAGCTGCTGGATCTGTATCAGGACGTTTTCACGCAGGCGCCCGGCGCCCGCGCGCTGCGTTGGCGCATCGAGCATGCGCAGCATCTGGACCCGGCCGACATTCCGCGCTTTGCCGACCTCGGGGTGATCGCCTCCATGCAGTCCATTCACGCCTGTTCGGATGCGCCGATGGTGGTGGGGCATCTCGGCGAGAAGCGGGCGAAGGAAGGCGCCTACCTGTGGAAGACGCTGATCGACAGCGGCGCCATCGTGCTGGACGGTACCGACACGCCGGTCGAAGACACCAACCCCATCGCCAATTTCTACTGCGGCGTGACGCGCGCCTATGCGCACGGCAAGAAAACCTTCTACCCGGCACAGGCCAAGACGCGATTGCAGGAACTGCAGTCGTACACCTGGAACAACGCCTACGCCATCCTGGAAGAGCACGAACTCGGCTCGCTCTCGCCGGGCAAACTGGCCGATCTCGACGTGTTCTCCGGCGACCTGCTGACCTTGCCGGCCGAAGACATCCTGCGCACGCGGGTGCTCTACACCATCATCGGCGGCAAGATCGCGTACCAGCGTCCGGGTGCGGAGCAGTGGCGCAAGGGGCAGCTGTCCGAGCCCATGCCGGAGTTCGATCACGCGGAGTAA
- a CDS encoding LysR family transcriptional regulator produces the protein MRLRYIELFHAVLTTGSITGAAKLLDISQPAASKALQNAEDRLGFALFSRVRGRLQPTQQAMLLRDRIEKIVQDVHDLENLTKNMSQPGHCPLRVTCTPTLALTLLASAVMQLRKAFPDVLAELSTQHSAEMCESLTLLETDIGLTLQDTGHHNLHQRALCRGQVMVIAPPGWWPEEELSQPLPIAALANQPIIGINVRDALGSMLQSHLDKVEPAPKIKVAVQTYQLAHSLVAKGEGLALVDPFTARCGGPKSVQMRPLKPQLEVVLYAMHRPDSPLNQVQKRFLEIVRQLAQLMLAQH, from the coding sequence ATGCGTTTGCGCTACATCGAACTCTTTCATGCCGTGCTGACCACCGGCAGCATCACCGGCGCGGCCAAGCTGCTGGATATCTCGCAGCCGGCCGCCAGCAAGGCACTGCAGAATGCCGAAGACCGGCTGGGCTTTGCCCTGTTCAGCCGGGTGCGCGGCAGGCTGCAACCCACCCAGCAGGCCATGCTGCTGCGTGACCGCATCGAGAAGATCGTGCAGGACGTGCACGACCTCGAGAACCTCACCAAGAACATGAGCCAGCCGGGCCATTGCCCCCTGCGGGTCACCTGCACGCCGACGCTGGCGCTGACCTTGCTCGCTTCGGCCGTCATGCAGTTGCGCAAGGCGTTCCCCGACGTGCTGGCCGAGTTGTCCACGCAACACTCGGCCGAGATGTGCGAGTCGCTCACGTTGCTGGAAACCGATATCGGGCTCACCCTGCAGGACACGGGTCACCACAACCTGCATCAGCGGGCGCTGTGCCGCGGACAGGTCATGGTGATCGCTCCGCCCGGATGGTGGCCGGAAGAAGAGTTGTCGCAACCCTTGCCAATCGCCGCGCTGGCCAATCAGCCCATCATCGGCATCAACGTGCGCGACGCGCTGGGCAGCATGCTGCAGAGCCACCTGGACAAGGTCGAGCCGGCACCGAAGATCAAGGTGGCGGTGCAGACCTACCAGCTGGCGCACTCGCTGGTGGCGAAGGGCGAAGGCCTGGCGCTGGTCGATCCGTTCACCGCACGCTGCGGCGGCCCGAAGAGCGTGCAGATGCGGCCATTGAAGCCGCAGCTCGAAGTGGTCCTGTATGCCATGCACCGCCCGGACAGCCCGCTGAACCAGGTGCAGAAGCGATTCCTGGAGATCGTGCGGCAGCTGGCCCAGCTCATGCTCGCGCAGCATTGA
- the dgcN gene encoding N-acetyltransferase DgcN: MSDHDEATGTRGWGPPYLLYLGAEADDLAIKTARGLAFWRPEWCVGQLRRSDNPLTLGLPDMAPAQARAAGANTMVIGIANVGGMMSEETVADIIVALDAGLNVIAGLHQKLRDNPDIVAAARRNGRTLFDAREANRPIPIGNGRKRPGRRLLTVGTDCSIGKMYTALALERSMRQRGLPADFRATGQTGIFVAGDGIPVDAVIADFVAGAAELISPARNDEGWDLIEGQGSLFHPLYAGVSLGLLHGSQPDALVLCHEPTRRHMRGLPECPLPDLARCLEANLAAARLTNPSVKAVGIALNTSGISPGEALTACQAISDRLGLPCQDPVTMGVETIVDHLLASCAG, encoded by the coding sequence ATGTCTGACCACGATGAAGCCACCGGCACGCGCGGCTGGGGTCCGCCCTACCTGCTGTACCTGGGTGCCGAAGCCGACGATCTGGCCATCAAGACGGCCAGGGGGCTCGCGTTCTGGCGGCCGGAGTGGTGCGTTGGCCAGCTCCGGCGCAGCGACAACCCGCTGACACTCGGCCTGCCCGACATGGCGCCGGCCCAGGCCAGGGCGGCCGGCGCGAACACCATGGTCATCGGCATCGCCAACGTCGGCGGCATGATGAGCGAGGAAACCGTTGCCGACATCATCGTGGCGCTGGATGCGGGCCTGAACGTCATTGCCGGCCTCCATCAGAAGCTGCGCGACAACCCGGACATCGTGGCCGCCGCGCGACGCAATGGCCGCACCTTGTTCGATGCGCGCGAAGCCAATCGCCCCATTCCCATCGGCAACGGCCGCAAGCGCCCCGGCCGCCGGCTGCTCACCGTGGGCACCGATTGCTCCATCGGCAAGATGTACACCGCGCTGGCGCTGGAGCGCAGTATGCGCCAGCGTGGCCTGCCCGCGGATTTTCGCGCCACCGGCCAGACCGGCATCTTCGTCGCGGGCGATGGCATTCCGGTAGACGCCGTGATTGCCGACTTCGTGGCCGGCGCGGCCGAGCTGATCTCACCGGCCCGCAACGATGAAGGCTGGGACCTGATCGAGGGCCAGGGATCGCTGTTCCATCCGTTGTACGCGGGCGTCTCGCTGGGCCTGTTGCATGGCTCCCAACCCGATGCACTGGTGCTGTGCCATGAACCCACTCGGCGCCATATGCGCGGCCTGCCCGAGTGCCCACTGCCGGATCTCGCGCGCTGCCTCGAAGCCAATCTGGCCGCAGCACGCTTGACCAATCCATCCGTGAAGGCGGTGGGCATCGCGCTCAACACATCGGGCATCTCGCCGGGCGAAGCGCTCACTGCCTGCCAGGCCATCAGCGATCGACTTGGCCTGCCTTGCCAGGATCCGGTGACGATGGGCGTCGAGACCATCGTGGATCATCTGCTGGCGAGCTGCGCGGGCTGA